GGCTGAAGCTGAATAAAAACATTTAAGTCACACTCATATGAGTTGTGGCTTTTATTATGTAATAATTTATAGATTTTCGTAGACATTTCACACCCCCTTTATTTTTTAAAAAAGACTTTTTTAATTTACATCTAATAATTACAGTTAAAACTACGCATATAATAACGACATTTTCTCTTTGATTTATCGACGACATCCTTAGACAGATTTATTCTTTCTAGCTAAAAAAGACTGTTTAAAGCAACTAAACAGTTACTTCAAACAGCCTTCATTTTTATATATAAAATAAAGTTATTTATTTTCCTCTTTTTGAACATATACATAAGCATCTTTCTGCTCTTTATGTATATCAACCTTCGTGTTCTCTGCAAGCTGTCCTGCATTTAGCAAAGAAAAAATAATGAGCGCTTCTAGTGACATTTCGTTTTACCACTCCTTTCTATTTGTTATACGTTTATCATACCGCTTACATGTGATTTCCGTATGAACTCGAAAAGGAGATTACAACAAAAAGGTTACAGGAATACGAATGCACGCTATAATAACCATAAAATAGGAGGTCGATTCGTTTTGACAATAAACCAAATGGTTCAATTGGGCAGTGCATGTATGCTGTTTATTACTTCAGCACTTATGAGTTGGTATCAAGGGAGTAATTTGATAGATTATCCTGATGAATGGAAATATAGTGCTAAGTTTACGAATTACTTTAAAGGCACCGTTTCAAATTACCAAGATATTTATCAAATCGATTTCTTTATATATGCAGAAAAATTTTATCCAACAGCATTTGTTGTTATGCTAATTAGCTTACTTTACATGCTCGTATTAATTCTTCATATTCTATTTAAAAGAAATCATGAGGCAATTTAAATGCATACATAAAAACCCCGAACGATAGACTTTTCAGCCTACCATTCGGGGTACTATTTGTTTTACATTCGTTTCTGATTAGTAACGAATTAAGAAATATTTCTTCTTACCGCGGCGAATGATTGTGAATTTACCTTCGATGCGGTCGTTTTCTGTTACAACGTAATCTAATGCTTGTGTACGCTCACCGTTTACGTAGATTGCACCGTTCGTTACATCTTCACGTGCTTGACGTTTAGATGGAGAGATTTTGCTTTCTACAAGTAAGTCGATTAATACCGTATCTTCTGCAGTACGTTCTACAGATGGTACGTCTTTGAATCCTTGTTCGATTTCGCTTGCAGTAAGTTCTGCTACTGAGCCACTGAATAATGCAGCTGAAATTTTAATTGCTTGCTCTAACGCTTCTTCGCCGTGAACAAGTTTTGTCATTTCAGATCCTAATGATTTTTGTGCTGCACGTTTTTCTGGTGCTTCAGTTACTTGCTTCTCAAGCTCAAGAATTTCTTCATGAGATAAGAATGTGAAGTATTTTAAGTATTTAACTACATCGCGGTCATCTGTATTGATCCAGAATTGGTAGAACTCGTAAGGAGTTGTTTTCTCTGGGTCTAACCAAATTGCGCCGCCCTCTGTTTTACCAAACTTCGTACCGTCAGATTTTGTAACTAGTGGAATTGTTAAACCGAATGCTTTCGCATCTTCTTCTGATTTACGGATTAATTCAAGACCAGCTGTAATGTTACCCCATTGATCACTACCACCGATTTGAAGACGGCAATTGTGTTGTTGGTATAAGTTTAAGAAGTCGTATGATTGTAAAATCATGTAACTAAACTCAGTAAATGAAATACCAGTTTCTAAACGAGATGCTACTGTATCTTTTGCTAACATATAGTTTAAACCGAAGTTTTTACCGATATCGCGTAAGAATGTAATTACATCTAAGTTACCAAGCCAGTCATAGTTGTTAGCCATCGTTGCTGGGTTGTCCACATTTTCAAACTCTAAGAAGTTTGAAAGTTGGTTTTTAATGCTTTCCGTGTAGTAAGCAACTGTATCTTTCGTATTTAATGTACGCTCTGCTTTTTTACCACTTGGGTCACCGATCATACCAGTACCACCACCAACAAGTGCGATTGGTTGGTGACCAGCTAATTGGAAACGACGTAACATTAATACTGGTAACATATGACCAATATGTAAGCTATCCGCTGTCGGGTCGAAACCACAGTATAATTTAACGCTTTCTTTTTCTAATAATTGCTCTAATCCCTCAGCATCTGTTTGCTGATTAATTAGCCCGCGAAATTCAAGATCTTGTAAAATACCCATATCCTACATACTCTCCTTTAAGTTCATTACTGGCGTGAAGGTTGAAAACATAAAAAAATCGCCCCTTCAAATAAGGGACGATTTTGATCATCGCGTTACCACCCTAGTTGCAGACAAAAAAGCCTACCACCTTATTTACATAACGGCTTAGCACCGTCTTTTCCCTTTTGAATATAACTCAATCGAAAAAAGATGCTCTAGGGGCGTAATTCGCGATCATCTATGTGCTGATTTTCACCGACCATCAGCTCTCTAAAACAGGGAAATGATCACTACTTCTCCCTTTCCACGCTCAATTATTCATATACTTTTCTTTATACCATCATTTATATAGGCGTGTCAAATAGAGGTAGGGTTTCTCTCCTTCCCAATCCTTTACAACGTCGCAAGGAGTATCGTAATAAGAGAAAGAACTGGGACACCGACTAATAATGATATATGAAACAAAACCGATAAATCATTCCCAATCGTCGCTTCCACAGGATCTTTCGCTGGAGAAGCAAGAAATCCGAGTAATCGATCAAAGCGACTTACTGTTTTTGGGAAATCCGGTATTTCTACATGGTCACTATCTAAATGCTGCTTTAATTTATATTCATGCTTAAAAGGATTTTCGCTCAATTTCATCCACCTCCAGCAATTGTTTTAATTTCTTTATCCCGTTATGAAGTCTCGACTTCACTGTTCCAATAGGAATATCTAGTACCTCTGCAATTTCTTTTTGCTGCATATCATGATAATAAGAAAGAATCAGGACCGCTCGCTGTTCTTCAGGAACTTTCAAAATTGCTTCTCTTACCGTAAGCCGATCTTCGTGGGAAAACTCTACCTCTTGCACTGGTACTAAAAACGGTAAGAGCGAACGCCACTTTTTTCTTCTATTTAATTTATTAATCATAAGACGATAACCGATTTGAAATAAATACGTTTTTATTTTTCCCTTTTCGATTTCATACATATGTTTCTTTCGTTCTAACGTCAAAAATGTATCTTGCACAAGGTCGATACTTAATTGTTCATCACGATTAAATCGATACAAAAATGTATATAGCACTGGCTTGATTAAAACATATAGTTTTTCTCCCGCTTGCTTATCTCCATTTTGGTACGCAAGCATGAGCTCCTCCTCAATCCCAATCTGCGCCATTTTTTTTGATCTCCTTTATTCCTTTTAACGTTAATGAAATACGGGAAATTAAATATGCACTTGCGACAATGACCCATGCTTGTGACTGATGCGTAAAAAATTGAACATATGGGTTTTGAATCGTAAATCCACTAAAAACGAAAATATTTAACGCCAGCACACATATACATGCATACACTGCAAGACAGACCGAAATTGTATCAAATACATTCCAACGAAAATATATTTTTGTTTTTGTAAAATCAATTTTATTTCCATTTTTTCGTACAATATACTTCTTATCCAACGGAATAATGATTGAAAAAATAACAATCATTATAATCCCAACTGTAATCATTGAAATTTTAAATCCAATTGGTATAGGTAATAACATACCACAAGAAAACACAACTATAATTCCAACTAAAGCAAAAGTAAGCATCAATTTATTAGACATATAAAGCGCCTCCCTCATCTATTCTTTCATAAATGTATACAGACGAGGAAGGCACTTCGTTCAAATATTATTTTATTTTTTTTATAATCTTCGCAGGATTCCCGCCCATTACTACATTATCCGGTACATCTTTCGTTACAACAGCTCCAGATGCAATGACTGCATTATGTCCAATTGTTACGCCCGGATTAATAATCGCTCTTCCGCCAATCCATACGTTATCGCCAATTGTTACTGGTTTTCCGTACTCTGATCCGCTTATGCGCTCCACCGGATCAAGTGGGTGCGTTGCTGTATAAATGTGAACTCCTGGAGCTAACATACAATTCACTCCGATTGTAACTGGGCATACGTCTAAAATGGTGCAGTCAAAGTTTGCGTAAAAGTTTTCACCAACGTGAATGTTATAACCGTAATCACATCTAAAAGAAGATTCAAGATGAATGTTATCTCCAGTCGTTCCGAATAGTTCTTTTACGATTGCACTACGTTCTTCTAATTTTACTTCTGATGTTTCATTTAACTTTCTTGTTAATATACGAGCTTGCTCCCTCTCTTGTACTAAAAGTGGATCAGCAGGTATGTACATTTCCCCTTGTATCATCTTTTCTTTTTCTGTGTTC
This Bacillus mycoides DNA region includes the following protein-coding sequences:
- the tyrS gene encoding tyrosine--tRNA ligase: MGILQDLEFRGLINQQTDAEGLEQLLEKESVKLYCGFDPTADSLHIGHMLPVLMLRRFQLAGHQPIALVGGGTGMIGDPSGKKAERTLNTKDTVAYYTESIKNQLSNFLEFENVDNPATMANNYDWLGNLDVITFLRDIGKNFGLNYMLAKDTVASRLETGISFTEFSYMILQSYDFLNLYQQHNCRLQIGGSDQWGNITAGLELIRKSEEDAKAFGLTIPLVTKSDGTKFGKTEGGAIWLDPEKTTPYEFYQFWINTDDRDVVKYLKYFTFLSHEEILELEKQVTEAPEKRAAQKSLGSEMTKLVHGEEALEQAIKISAALFSGSVAELTASEIEQGFKDVPSVERTAEDTVLIDLLVESKISPSKRQAREDVTNGAIYVNGERTQALDYVVTENDRIEGKFTIIRRGKKKYFLIRY
- a CDS encoding RNA polymerase sigma factor is translated as MAQIGIEEELMLAYQNGDKQAGEKLYVLIKPVLYTFLYRFNRDEQLSIDLVQDTFLTLERKKHMYEIEKGKIKTYLFQIGYRLMINKLNRRKKWRSLLPFLVPVQEVEFSHEDRLTVREAILKVPEEQRAVLILSYYHDMQQKEIAEVLDIPIGTVKSRLHNGIKKLKQLLEVDEIERKSF
- a CDS encoding maltose acetyltransferase domain-containing protein, which translates into the protein MNTEKEKMIQGEMYIPADPLLVQEREQARILTRKLNETSEVKLEERSAIVKELFGTTGDNIHLESSFRCDYGYNIHVGENFYANFDCTILDVCPVTIGVNCMLAPGVHIYTATHPLDPVERISGSEYGKPVTIGDNVWIGGRAIINPGVTIGHNAVIASGAVVTKDVPDNVVMGGNPAKIIKKIK
- a CDS encoding YjdJ family protein → MTINQMVQLGSACMLFITSALMSWYQGSNLIDYPDEWKYSAKFTNYFKGTVSNYQDIYQIDFFIYAEKFYPTAFVVMLISLLYMLVLILHILFKRNHEAI